Part of the Verrucomicrobiia bacterium genome, CCGAAGCGGTGTCGAAGGGAGATAAAGTTGAATTGCGCAACTTCGGTGTGTTTGAAGTGAAAGTTCGCAAGGCGCGCATTGGCCGCAATCCGAATGCTCCCGCGACAGACGTGCCCATTCCCCAACGCTCGGTGGTGAAGTTCAAACCCGGCAAGGAAATGCGCGCGGAAGTCCTCAAGCTCACGCCGGATCAAACAACTCCCCCGCCTGCGCCTCCCGGTATCTGAACAGAATTTCCCGGCGCTCGCCGCAATGGCGGGCGCTTATCTTTCGCCAACGAAAATTGACAGTTGCTTCGCGCAGCCTTTTCGCGTTTAGCTTTCCCGACTGATATGGATCGTTTACCAGGATTTCGCGACTTCTATCCCGAACCGCTTCCGCACCCGGATGTCTGGAGTGCCGACGCGCGGCAATACATTTTCGACAAATGGCGCTCGGTAGCGCGGCGGTATGGCTTTCGCGAATACGACGGCCCGCCACTCGAACCGCTTGAGCTTTACACGACAAAAAGCGGCGAGGAAATTGTCGGCCAGCTTTATAATTTCACCGACAAGGGCCAACGCGAAATCGCCTTGCGTCCTGAGATGACGCCGACGCTTGCGCGCATGGTGGCCGCGCACGAACGCAATTATAAAAAGCCGATCAAGTGGTTCGCGCTGCCACAGTTGTTTCGTTACGAACGCCAGCAGAAGGGGCGCTTGCGCGAACACTTTCAATTCAATGCGGATATTTTTGGTGAGCAAGACGTCGCGGCGGATGCCGAATTGATCGCATTGTTGATTGATACGCTGCGCGCATTTGGATTGACCTCGAAGGATTTTGTCATTCGCCTTAGCAGCCGCAATGCGTGGCAGGATTTTTTTAATCAACGCTGCCAGGATTCGGCGAAGGCTTATGATTTTTATCAGATCATAGACAAACTTGAGCGCGAACAACCCGCGCACAGCG contains:
- a CDS encoding HU family DNA-binding protein; the protein is MTMTKRDLVIRISNETGLVQQQVLDVVQKTLDYIAEAVSKGDKVELRNFGVFEVKVRKARIGRNPNAPATDVPIPQRSVVKFKPGKEMRAEVLKLTPDQTTPPPAPPGI